In the Leptospira wolffii serovar Khorat str. Khorat-H2 genome, TAAACTTCGGCAATATAGGCCGCCTTCGCAGAAAAAAAGAGGAGTGCAAGCAAATTTTGAGCAAAGGTCCTTGAAAGATGGAAAGTTCCATAGTAATGGTCATCTGGATATCGTTGATTAATTGAGAGGAGGATTATATGAGAGCCGATTTGAAACATCTTCACTTTCGGGATAGAGATATTGAATCTTCTATTGAATTAAATGAGGACAATGTGCTAGAGGTCGATGCATACATTGGTACTTCGGGAGAGGATGCGTCTCAAATATTTTCCTTAACCGTTTGTACTCCTGAATATTTTGCTAAGAGGTTGGAGCAAGAATCCGTTGTGAATGGTCGAGGTTACTTGATTATGAACGCATTTAATGAAGATAAATTAAGATCCTATATTGATCGGTTTTGTTCAAAGTGTTGGGGTGACTCATGGGAAGAGATAGAGCGAAAGTTAGAATTCGTTGGTAGGTCAGAATTTGAAGATTATCAAGAATAAATTGTACAGAGATAGTATTCGGTTTACACTTCTTCCGAACGCTTGTTCTAATTTTCTGCTTGGTCGCCCTTCACTTCTTCTGTCTTAATGCCTTGGATAAAGACTTGAAATGGAGTTTTTCCATCCCGCCCATGGAAAAATCCCTATCACAAATCCGAAATTTTCCAACCGGAAATTCTCACTTTCTGCGTTTGTAGGAATTCTTACAAAGCTCTCCGTTGATTTGCGGTTTGTTGTTGCGGAGGACAATTTGACGCATATGCGTATAGCCCTTCCATTGGGTCCGGGCTTCGGAGCTAGTAAGTTCCCGGAGAGGGGGTAGCGAAATCCGCCAGCGGCGGATGTAGCGAGGGGGAGACCTCCCCCTACGAATTCAATTATGTGTGCGCAGTTTTATGTAACTTCGTAAAATCCCCCATTTTTTCACAAACGACCAAGCCTCGCGCGCCTTCACGCAACTTCGTGAAACCACTTCACATTCTTTCCGAGCAAAGAATAAATGAGGATATTGCGCAGCTTCGTAAAACTCGCCTCCGCGGTTCATTTAGTATGGAGGATTTCACGCAATGTCGTAAATTGTCCCACAAATTTTAATCAGCTTCATTGAGCTTGCCTTTGGGGCTCTAATTTTCTCATCTAGTATATAATAATATTATAACATAACTCTCCGACTCCGGCTTTTTGGCGCGAGGAATCAAAAGTAAAAGAAGAAAGGAGGAACGACTCTATCATACACCCGGACTTCGTCAATGTCTCCGTTGTGAAAGTATCCGGCAATAGTGCCATACCCTAAGGTAAACGGGGAACCGGAACTCCAGGGGACTTGGTTCGGATTGAACACAGTGCTGACGACTAGATCGTTATTCACATAGAGACTTGCGGTGTTTGTAGGAAGATCCCAGGTGAGTGTCACATGGTACCAAACATCGTCGAAGTACATAAAGCAGGGACTAGACACATCAATCGAACCTGAACCTCCGGTCGTGGAATAGGCTCGAATCCGATTGGTACAAACGGAAGTGAGAGCGTAAAATTGGAGTCCCAATCCGTCTCCTTGTCCTAAAAAAATCCCGGTGCTTCCGCTTCCTGTCTGTGGGAATTTTCCCCGTACCCAGGCGCTTAACGTAAAGGAGGCGGTCCCGGTCAATATGGGCTCTCCTGCCGCTCCCGAATCATGGCCCGCGTTTATTCCGTCGTAATGGAAAGCTCCTCCGGGAAGTCCGTTATGATCCGATGTGATCGTGGGACCTGTCGTGCCCGAAGGTGAAAGATGCAAAGATCCCACTCTATCGTTCGCATCCCCGTCCAAAGGCCAGTAATGGATCAGACCCACGTTCATGGTTGCTAAAAGAATCTTTGCGATACCTTGGGGTTGTTTGCTTTCTTCGGAAAATAACAGGCGATCGGTAAGTAGATAGGCGCCGCAATTATAGAATCCTAAAAAGAGAGCGATCAGATAGATGCGACGGAGGAACATAAGCAAAATTTTAAATTAGAACAAGGGTCGAAGAAAGAGAGCTAAAATGCAATAAATATCCGCTCGTTTGGGATTTTCGCATTCTTTAAGATACAATATTTTCATAAACCGTTTCTACTTTTTTTGAGAAATCGCTCCCCGGGAATTGTAGGAGGAATCCTGTCCCGTTTCGTAATTCGATTAAAGGTTTTATAAGCGACGGGGCGGAAATTATACTATTGCCAAACGGATCGGCCTCCTTTAAAAGGAACTCATGTCTTACGAAATTCCCTTGGTCCAGGTCGGTCCGGTCCAAACTGCTTGGATCAAAGGAGATCCGAACGGGCCTTATGTAATCTTCCTACACGGTTATGGTGCGAATGCTTACGATCTTCTTCCCCTGTATTCTTATATGGATGTTCCGGAAGGGACCAATTTTCTATTTCCCCAAGGGGTCCTGGAAGTTCCCATCATGCCCGGTTATAACGGAAGGGCCTGGTTTCCCATAGATATGGAAGCCTTGCAAAGAGCCATGGTGGCCGGAGGTTACCGGGACTTTTCCGATCGCTATCCGAACGGACTTGGAGAGGCGAGGGAGAAGGTGGAGGAGATGATCGCATCCTTGGGTGTTCCCATGGACAGGATCGTTCTAGGAGGTTTTTCCCAAGGATCCATGCTCGCAACCGATTTGGCTCTTCGGGCGGAACAAAAGCCTAAGGGGCTTGTCATTCTTTCCGGAAGTCTCATCGACGAAAAGTCCTGGTCCCAATTGGCTGCTAAGACTCCCGGCTATCGCTTTTTCCAAAGTCATGGTAGAATGGATCCTGTTCTCGGTTATCCCGCCGCCAAGAAGTTGGAAACATTGCTTTTGGATGCTGGATGGGTAGGGGAATTACTCGCATTTCCGGGTGGACATGAAATCCCCGAAGTAGTATTACTCGGTATGAATCGCTATCTCAGAGAACTGTTCGAATGACCTACCTGATCGAGAAATACGTAGCCCTCAAAAACAAATACAGGAACTACGATACCAAAGAGGCCTTGAGAAGAATGCAGGCCTGCCGCATCGCCTTAAAGGAACTGGAGGACAAGGGCTTCCGTACGGGTGTGGAGATTCTAGGCTCGATCAACTTCGGC is a window encoding:
- a CDS encoding Imm8 family immunity protein, which translates into the protein MRADLKHLHFRDRDIESSIELNEDNVLEVDAYIGTSGEDASQIFSLTVCTPEYFAKRLEQESVVNGRGYLIMNAFNEDKLRSYIDRFCSKCWGDSWEEIERKLEFVGRSEFEDYQE
- a CDS encoding LamG domain-containing protein; this encodes MFLRRIYLIALFLGFYNCGAYLLTDRLLFSEESKQPQGIAKILLATMNVGLIHYWPLDGDANDRVGSLHLSPSGTTGPTITSDHNGLPGGAFHYDGINAGHDSGAAGEPILTGTASFTLSAWVRGKFPQTGSGSTGIFLGQGDGLGLQFYALTSVCTNRIRAYSTTGGSGSIDVSSPCFMYFDDVWYHVTLTWDLPTNTASLYVNNDLVVSTVFNPNQVPWSSGSPFTLGYGTIAGYFHNGDIDEVRVYDRVVPPFFFYF
- a CDS encoding alpha/beta hydrolase; protein product: MSYEIPLVQVGPVQTAWIKGDPNGPYVIFLHGYGANAYDLLPLYSYMDVPEGTNFLFPQGVLEVPIMPGYNGRAWFPIDMEALQRAMVAGGYRDFSDRYPNGLGEAREKVEEMIASLGVPMDRIVLGGFSQGSMLATDLALRAEQKPKGLVILSGSLIDEKSWSQLAAKTPGYRFFQSHGRMDPVLGYPAAKKLETLLLDAGWVGELLAFPGGHEIPEVVLLGMNRYLRELFE